TCAAGTATTAATGCAGTGGGATATGTAAGGTCATCTTGTATCTATATACAAGGAAAGAAAGACAGTGAAGGATTTGGAATGAACCTTATACTAAAGTTTCTTTGAATTTAGTGGTAAATTCCACTTGTTATCTCTCTTTTCCTATTTACTTCCTTATCtcgatctccttcccctctttcGCTTAACCTCTTACCATCTGGCATCATTTGTGGTCTTTGGTAGGGATTCTTGTAGAACACTAGCGATTATTGGATCATTTGATTCTTGCAGGCTTTCAAATGGCAAATTGTAGAGTCAAAGCTTGAAATTACTACTTCTAAgtagctttcttcttcacaaatgGCAGGATTTAATAAGTCCTGGTAGAAGAGGCTTATGGTCATGGAATTTTGGTGCTAAAGTAGTATGGGGCATCAAGCAGAAGAAGACTCACAGATGATGAGGTGTAGAACTCTTTAACCTTCTTAACTGCTTTTAGTAAGGTCTTCCTGACGTAAGAAAATGGGTGGGTTTAAGCAAAAATTGCATCTATGGGTTTTTCTTCCTTGTAGGCTTTCTTTCAAAATATTGCTTTCTATTAATCTCTAAACCTGTTTCATGTATCTGGAGCGATTATGAAGCAACAGAGTCCGATGTTTTTGTCACTTAGCTGTTGCGTATAGGATATCCATGGTAGACTAATACTGGATTTGCAATCTAAGGTGATTGCCAACCAAGGCAGTAACATTTCTAAAAAGTAATTTGCATCAAAACTAATGCTTTTGCTGAAAAAGTCCACAaatgaaaaatttaaaatagcCATAAACTAATGCAAATGGTATGCTCATTGTATATGCTACAAAACTAAGGAACTGTGAACAAACTATACAGTCTACTAATAACAAAGTCAAACCAATGCTAGCTACAATATTAAGTGCACAAAAAAGCAGAAATTAAGATAGGCAGCCTCTAGTTACAGCAAACATAATTCTTTGTACCTTGCTCATTATAATGGGAAAGCGGGCTTCGAGTTCAGCCATATGAGAATCTCCTCCGTATATCTCTCCTGCTGCAATATATACAGAAGTATTTGATGGATATcctagagaagaaagaaaaattcccACCTCCTTTGGAGTCAATGGGCAGTACCCTCTTGTCCTTTGTTCCTGGGGATcaatatccttcaccttccaatATGAAATGTTCTCTCTGCAGGATGAAGCAATAGCAGGTCTAAGTTAATATAACTGAACTAGTTATACATTTTATTAGGTCAAACAATAATCTACAAAAACCCTTGTATGAAACTTTTACCTGATTCTTGCCAACTCATCAGCTTCAGCAGGAGACAAGCCATAGGTGCAGCCACTAAAAGCAAGCATGTCCTTCTCATAACGTAAGTGCAAAGCAATATATGGACCATAGGACCTCATTCTCTCCACCAATAACTACAGATTTAACATCACCGAAAACATAAATGACAGTCATAGTAGTAAAGTCGTTTATGATATGGTAAAACAGGAATTAAAAAAACATGGATTAAGTATTACTTTTCCCAGTGCCTCAATTTGGGGAGCAAATTGAAGTGCTTTATAGAAAGCACGACAACGAAGCTTTTGAATGTCAGGAGGAAGATTGTTGTTGGCAAGACGAGAATCAGACTTAGCAGCCAGAATAACCTATTAAGAAAAGCATTTGCATCAGGAATGCCACCAATTATCAACTCACAGTGAACAGTGAAGGAAAGATAACAAATAGATTCCCTTATAAAATGCATTACCTGATAATCATCCCACAACCGAGATATCTCATCTTGGTAGTATTCTACCCCAGACCAGCTTCTAAATTGCATGATGACTTTGGTAGTTCCCTTCAACTCCTTTGGCAGTTTCTTTATAATTTTAACATCACTTGACAAAGAATGGATGAAATGTTCTTCATCAAAGACATCTGAGAAATTGCTGTCATCGAACAACAAAGTCATCAACATAGGAAGCaatcttttttaaaaacaataacaaaaaataaaaagggatgTTTTACCTACACATGGGTGCAGGGAAAAGTCACATACATGCTTGCACAGCAGTGCAGCTACTGAGTGGGTCCTGCACCAAATATTGGTGGGTCCCATACAACAGCAGATCTGAAGCTGTAAACCATGTAGGTGATATTCCCCTGCATGCACATGTGGGTATATTACCACCCATATATAAGGAAACTACAAAAAGAAAGGCATTCAGGGAGTTTTCACCTACAGACTCATATAAAAAAGGCACTTATGAAACAAAGAATGTACCTAGAATCTTGCCAAAATGAATTTTTATCGAGATGTGGAACAACAAGTGTGGCATTAATTAAACGTGCAACAGCTACCATGTCGCATATCTGCCATTCAAAATGATTATGTCCTTGAATGATCAACCAATAAACAAAcaggaaaacagaaaataagaaataattCACCAAGCCTTTGATTTAGAATAGAAGTTTTACGCCTCCTAGCATTTACTTGCATGAGGAAAGGCTACATAACAGTAAATGATGATGTGCTACAGAGATAACTTCTATATGATGCCATATATTGTACAGAAGCATGATTCGAAAGAAATACAAAAACAGAGATCACAAACTTAtacttaaaaagaagaagaagaagaagcacaaaaaaagaagatgtGATGTCAAATGATGATCTAACAAACAGATATCTTCCATGCAGTGGCAATACCTCATGAACATATATGATCTCAGTGTTGTGATTGTTCTTAAGCCTCATCCCAGCAGAGGCAACTCAAAGCGCAATTATTGCATGTGCATGTTGGTAGTATGCAATAACACATAATTTAAAATGAACTGGAAATGATTTGGGTAGGATTTTGCAGTTGACTATTATTCAATTTCCTGTAACCTGCTCTGATTGACATTATTACTTGACAATGTAGATGTGCGAACTTTCTTATCCAGCACGGATGTAAATGATAATCAGTGAGTTGGGAGTAGCTCCAGCCATTAATCGATCTATAGTGGAGAAACATATTTAAAGAACCCATCAAGTCTGTCACGTATAAGGTATTGAAAACATGCTTGCAATTATCATTAATACATAAAGCAATGGATGCAGTTTCTGGGGTAGCATGAACTTCAGGAACATGCAATCCAACACAAAAATCAGTCTCAGTTAGTTGTTAAAGATAGCTAGGTTTGCATAAAATGTTATGAGGCTGATTAAGTCAAGATTTTGACTAGAAAAAAACATAGAAGACCATTGTGATAAGGGACTTGGCTGTGCAATTAAATTGAACTTGGTGAGGCTGAAAGCTGTTTGACTATCAGCCATGTTGTAAATCTTGAATAAGATCCACCCTCCTTTACATTAaagttttaatatatatatatatatatatatatatatatatatatatatatatatatatatatatatatatatatatatattgttgttGCAAAGAAGGAGCATAGAATCAATGTGATGATATAGAAACAAAATTTCAAGTAGTACCTATTACAGACAAAAACATTTTTATAATATGTTGACAATATAATATTCACCCCTACACAGAACCTAATGTTATTGcatatatataatagaaaatctattttttaatcAATTTCATAAAAGTAAGGCAATAAGCATTAAGCTGGTGCAGCTATTTAAGTGCCTCGTAACTCTCTAGCTGTTTTGAGAGTAATGATCCATCCAACTGTAATTCTTAGTTCATCTTTAACATTACATATTGAATATTTACCAGTATTTTTCTGTTCTTTTTTACTTCCAACCATGCATTTAGAAATGGTTCTTAATTATGCAAAGAAATTGATTGTTACATGGAGAAGCAGGCACATGGCATATGTAACTTGTTAGCTGGAAAAAGACATGCTATAGGCTGCAGAGGAGTATTTAGTGCCTCTGCATTATAACGTGCAAAGTCAAAGGCCACAAACAACTCCAAAACAGCAGAAGCTTGTATGTAAGAGATTGCCTTGCCTGAAAGAGAAACAGACATGCTACAGAATATAATCTGTATCCTGATGCTTGCACATCATCACATAATTTCATCTTGTAATCTAAGTAGTCAGAATTCATTGTATCTAGTCAGAAGCCATTCCTCCTTTCTCATATTCATGTAACCCCAAAAACACAATATCTCATCTTCTTAACAAACAAATAAGTGATACATATTGCCGAAGATGTTTGCTCTAGAAACCTTGTACAGGTGTCAGGATCAATGACATTTTCAACTTAATGAAGTAAAACATACCTGAGGTTTCCATTACCTAGTTCTCTAGCCAATTATACagcaacctttttttttcccaatgCCAAATGGAAAATGAATTTGGATGTAGTGCAAGAAACTTAAGAAACAGAACAATTGATAGCATTTTGAATAGCAGTTCCTCCAAAAACGGGAACCAAAATGGATGACAAAACTGAGGAAAAGAGGTGCCCACCCCAGCTCGCATCTGGTTTAACCCACCATTGGCGTAAACTAGCAAATAACCTTTCGAGTCAGAAGGAGCTGAAAAGTATCAAACCCCGTCATACCAACAAGGAACCAGGACAGAAAGGTGTCACAAAAAAGAGAATGGACAGGTGTGGAACTCTCTTACGCAAATATGATGAGCTGGGTGTCACGCATGGCACGAAATCACGCCTCGATGGAGGCTTCCACAGCTTCTTGAATTGCAAAACCCCTTTGGCGCCGCCCAACTGTCAAGTCTTGAGAAGCGAACAGCAATGAAATAGATGGGATGACTTCTTTGCATCTCAAAAGACTAGCTAAGATCTATGAAAATTATTAGCCATTGCTTCGCCAGTATCACAAAAACGAAAGCTTTTGGATCGAAACAAGCTAAATTGTACTGGAACAAGATATGATTTTTACGAATGGTGAGCTTCAAGAAACATGATTTTGGTTCACCTTCTGAGTGAAAGTCGGCAATTTGAAGAGTTTGGGCGGCGCGAACTCCTGCGCCCACCTCAGCTCGCCGCTCCACCTCCGGCACCCAATCTCACATTTCTGCAGAACAATAATCCAAACCATAAGTCCTCTTAAACCCTCTATTTCTTCCCATTTTTTTCCTGAACAAATGTAGATAAATCAGTAAAAAACTTACAAAATTGCTGAAATAGTAATCCTGGTTAATTAAATcttacaacaacaaaaaaaaaaaacctccttTACATTGTAGCACTTCTATGAATTGAACGACAGCAAATGGGGCTCAATCTAAGtgtaaaaaattcaaaaaaaaatggaatcgTAGAAAAGAGaataagaaagaaaggggggagacGGTGACGAGTGCCTCGGGGAGCTTGAAGGCGTCGGAGAGGGAGCGAACGGTGGAGAAGGAGAACACGTGGACGGCCATGAGCGCCCCTAGGGCAAGCGCGCCGATAGCGCACGATAGCAGCCACCGCAGGAGGGACAGGCTGCTAGCGCTTTGCCTGCGCCTCTGCATCTCTCTCTACGTACTATTTCCTCTTCTCTTCGCCCGCGCTTTGTTCTCTGGTCTCTCGCCAAGAAGAGAGTATGTGTGACAGTGAAGTGGTAGTGAgagtgtgagagagagaaagagagagcgaagGGTTCTTCAACTAGCCCCCGTTCCAACTGGCCCCTTCCCAGTGCCGGCACTTGCCATTATAGCCCCCACTTTATTCCCCGTGATTTCCGTTCCGTTGCTCCTCACCTCTCTCGAACTCCAATGGCGGATTCCACGTTCACAGGGTGCCAAGGACGGATGGGAAAGTAGGAGAGAGACGTCAAGTCGGTGTCTATtccctaaaataaataaataaataaaatattttttttcttatatctTGTATGAATATATCCAACAAGCTTAAAATACAACAACTCGCGGAATGCTACTGACAGCCCTTTCCCTCCTGACCAAAAGATGTACCCTAAATGGTGGGCCGCATAGCCAAccacccagtcggccgccccattgacttctctgaatacatgcttggcatGTAAGGCCTCTCATCTCTCATCATTATCCCTATGTTCCGGATCAAGAAGTGGTCCGTGCTCTGACTCCTCGATTCCTTTTGAAATCCATCCGATAATCGTGGCCGAGTCATCCTTCAGAATAATCGAACTGGCCTGCAGTATCATCCACGCATGTTGAAGATTCACCTAGATAGTTCGTAACTCTGCCTTCGAAACCAACATGTCAAACAACTGGCAGCCATTTACTGCCACTATCCTGTAGTGCGCGTTTCATGTAACAAAGTCTGTACTGTCTTGTGTACCGTCATCCAGCACTATCCTGGGCTCCGGATAATAAAGCACTATGTTCGAACGGTAATGTATACTGATTCAATAATGTCATCCGTAACTGATTCCATCACCGACAGGTAGATTCACCGGCCTTTGAAAACTGGGATGGTACATGGGAGAGTGAGCAGTGTCAGTCCAGACAAGCGGACGGTTATGAGGTGGCTCATACCGGGTTCAATCGGTCGTCCATTTTCCTTGGTCTTCATTAGAGCGGTGATCTGGATGGCGATAGAGATGGATCCTCCCTAGCTTTTTTTTTCGTACTAATTACTAAAATACTTGCCGTTCGTGTCATTTGTCTTAATAGATTCTGAGAGGGCGGTGTCGCGTGAAACATGTGTCGCTATCTCCTTCAaacattttttcaaaaatcaaaaaccATTTCGTTAAAATGGGAAGACCCAACCGCTCGAGTCGCCCCAGTCCATTGAAATTAGATGGTTTTCTATGTGCTCAACATCTAATATTCTATATCCAACATAGCTTTCGATATAgagaaaatttaatttacttTACTATGGATACTTTAGTATCCAAAAAATAGATTTTGTTCGTCTCAAATTTTTTAGCCATGCTTTTACTTGATAGAATTTATACATTAGGAACAAGTAGTTTTTAATATGACATTGAGCAAATTTAAAGActtaattaaaaaatagttttatctAATCAACTACGAGAAGAATCGAATTAAATAATGGTACATGTTGGAGAAATATGATCAAttctaattaatttagagattagatTCTGATCAATTTCATCCATGCATGCTCTCTTGTCCTCCATGACTCCACAATCACTCCTTCCACGATTCTGGAGACAAACAACAAGCATgcacctctctctcttcctccttccctcctAGGGATTCTCACATTAACAGCCCCCCATTGTTGTTGATTTCCTCCCTCCCACTCAACTTTCTTTTAATctctaaatattataattaattcttTATCTTTTTAATAAATGTTATGATTATCTATCTAGAATGTAATATTTATCATATGATGCGATAATTGAATTGTTGGATGGCAAGGGTAAGAGGGCTGTTGGTCTCTCTCTCAGGATTTTGTTTCTGGCTTTTAATTATTGATAATCTCATACAATTTTCTTCTCGGCCTCACATATTGAAGATTGAAGGGAGTTGATCGCAGCTCACTACAAATTGTGATTGTATGTGATAATATGAAAAATTAAGTACGGTCAAGCGCCAGGAAGATGGCCACCCTATTCTCAGGGATATCCAGAGGTTAGAAGCGGGTTGTTGTTCGATTCAGGTTGCCCATGTGTTTCGGAAGACGAACAGGACTGCAGACTGGATCACCTCCTTTGCTGCTCACCATTGGAGAGAGGTTCTATGGGTTGAGCCCAACTCTCTCTCCTTACCTTTATGTAGCCTGTTTTCTAGTGATGCTAAGGGTAGTATTCATGCTAGGTTGACATGAACTACCAttgtaccaaaaattaaaaaaaaataaaaactctattttattttatttgataaaaatcttatttattattttgatggTTGAACTTGATCCATTGTGCAACAAACTAAGcttaataaatattttgttaATGACCGCTAATTGTTAAGAGGGCCAAAAGTATACTTACTAAGtatgactttttctttttctttttttttttttttttttgggggggggggggggtgcaaaTAAATGCAATTATCACATTGTTGTTTGAGCATAAAATCCAATGATgtggcatataaatatataatgttagttttatttatatatcCTGCAATTTCTAAGTTCTTGgcatttcaaattttattcttaatgagataaaaaaaaataaacacaaTGATGGAACATGTTCAAATATTTCTACTTGACTTTAAATTAAGTATATATTGTCAGTTTTTAACCAATCATTGATATAGTTTCCTATCAAgcatttattttttatgatttaaTTCGTAGCATTTAGTTGGATATTTTATATGTAAACTTCTCAAAATACAGATGATTTAGTATGATTAACTGTTCAAGATAATACTGTTAACAAACAATTGAGTAATGGTAGTTTAGAACTTTTGTTCCGTGATTACATTAGATGAAGTAGAAAAGAAGAACCTGATATCTCAACATTTCTCAAAAAGTATGATACTAAATCCAacgaaatgaaagaaaaaagatttatGCAATTATTCCTTAATAATTTGAGATTAAGATTTAATTAAGTATTTTGAAACTTTTTCTTTACAGTGATTTTGGcccccatttttttttattttctgatgaCTTTAGCCATCTCTAAGAACACTTCCTGGTCGATTTCCCCCTTGGAACCTTACTTTCCAGAGAATTTAATGTCCATTTCAATGAAATTTATTCCATCCAACCAAACCCAATACGGTGGGCAACGGGTGCAGGCAATTCCATGTGGCTATAAAAAGAGTGGAACAGCGGACGTGACCTACCATGCCAGagagattttaattcaaaatgggACCAGCGATGCGACGGTGCTGATGTTAGTGTTCAGCATCAGATTCTTTGACGTGACCAAACGTTGGACTCGCGATACGTGGCATCAGATCCTTATTTCGCATTGAGAACCACCGGACGCATCGGTACTCGGACCACCGGATAACTCCGACCCAACGAGTGCTTCTGATTTGCGTGTCGGTGGACTCGGGCAAGCGTTATTGACCGTACGCAACGTTGCGGACAAAGGAGACGTAAGCCTTTTCCCTGAAGCCCCTACGCGGCGACAGGGGAGGGGTTTTGATGGGCCCGGCCACGTGTAAGCGTCTGTTGCTTGATGAACTTTGGGGCCAGCACTTTGGCCGCTGATTTGCGCTCGGCAGAGCTGATggtttcttatatatatatatatttttttttcttcttttttggtaCGTAGATCTGATGGTTTTCGAACTGAAAACGACGAGTGCACCGGGACTTGGCGAAAAGCGAAACCGCACCCGAGAGCCCTAGCTCAGGTTATTTGCTTTCCGTGTTGCATCAACTTGGAGCTACCATGAACTACCACGTAAGATTAACGGAGTCCATTTGGCGAaccccaaaaaaatatttttttggccttctaaaaatatttttaaataaaataaaaatatttaataaaaaaaatcaaaaaactgcattataatataaatataatattatattatatcgttatgttatataatatcaaattatattatattattatgttatagtataaaatattatattaagtgtattaaaataatattatattatattatagtaatattatactatattacatatctatatattaatatatattatattttatttttgcttttgtatAATGGTATGTAATACTTTTTTATGACCATCTAAAACTATTTCTTCAGTTTATTTGTCAAACAcatattaaattttatgacagtttaaa
This is a stretch of genomic DNA from Phoenix dactylifera cultivar Barhee BC4 chromosome 9, palm_55x_up_171113_PBpolish2nd_filt_p, whole genome shotgun sequence. It encodes these proteins:
- the LOC103701780 gene encoding O-fucosyltransferase 7-like → MQRRRQSASSLSLLRWLLSCAIGALALGALMAVHVFSFSTVRSLSDAFKLPEKCEIGCRRWSGELRWAQEFAPPKLFKLPTFTQKLGGAKGVLQFKKLWKPPSRRDFVPCVTPSSSYLPPSDSKGYLLVYANGGLNQMRAGICDMVAVARLINATLVVPHLDKNSFWQDSSNFSDVFDEEHFIHSLSSDVKIIKKLPKELKGTTKVIMQFRSWSGVEYYQDEISRLWDDYQVILAAKSDSRLANNNLPPDIQKLRCRAFYKALQFAPQIEALGKLLVERMRSYGPYIALHLRYEKDMLAFSGCTYGLSPAEADELARIRENISYWKVKDIDPQEQRTRGYCPLTPKEVGIFLSSLGYPSNTSVYIAAGEIYGGDSHMAELEARFPIIMSKEKLASADELKPFSHYASQMAALDYIVSVESDVFIPSYSGNMARAVEGHRRFLGHRKTITPDRKTLVRYFDKINQGALKEGKKLADTILEIHKRRQGSPRKRRGPISGTKGVQRFRTEEPFYENPLPDCLCRRQESQDWNGSLAWKTSAVLHKHGTGQ